A genome region from Setaria italica strain Yugu1 chromosome III, Setaria_italica_v2.0, whole genome shotgun sequence includes the following:
- the LOC101762150 gene encoding nuclear pore glycoprotein p62-like yields the protein MGTAAATEEGVLASAAAAEEAAATEVGTSTPEVPAEVAPAAEAEVSARGASAGVEEPASAVAAEGEVATGILVPPPALEAVAPSGGSAAAPTVTGAQAPGPSANPAASGMMEPASTAASGLAPASALATSVPRVWRWLSKNAVAAAQGVINDLQGHEQAAQEDVRRSEAKLQAVVDKAQLDHEELQAATAEKACLDAEELGRLRGDLDALQKTVERIRREWQKAWQERDFEAARKNEAEKMAAELGAEVGQLRAQVQGLQTAVSQGPTGSVS from the exons atggggacggcggcggcgacagaggagggagTGCTtgcctccgcggccgcggcggaggaggcagcggcgacggAAGTGGGGACCTCCACCCCAGAGgtcccggcggaggtggcaccggcggcggaggcggaggtgtcCGCTAGAGGGGCTTCAGCAGGGGTGGAGGAGCCTGCCTCGGCggttgcggcggagggcgaggtggcCACGGGGATACTTGTTCCGCCGCCTGCgttggaggcggtggcgccgtcggGCGGGTCCGCGGCGGCCCCGACAGTGACAGGTGCGCAGGCGCCGGGACCGTCGGCGAACCCGGCGGCTTCTGGGATGATGGAGCCTgcttcgacggcggcgtcgggatTGGCTCCCGCCTCGGCTTTGGCCACTTCTGTTCCCAGGGTGTGGAGATG gctctccaagaatgca GTTgctgccgcccagggggtcatcaACGACCTGCAAGGGCACGAGCAAGCCGCGCAGGAGGACGTACGGCGGTCGGAGGCCAAACTTCAAGCCGTTGTCGATAAGGCCCAACTCGACCACGAGGAACTCCAGGCTGCTACTGCCGAGAAGGCctgccttgatgccgaggagctcggacGGCTGAGGGGAGATCTTGATGCCCTTCAGAAGActgtcgagcgcatccggcgcgagTGGCAAAAGGCCTGGCAGGAGCGGGATTTCGAGGCAGCTCGGAAGAACGAGGCtgagaagatggcggccgagcttggcgcggaGGTCGGTCAGCTTCGggcgcaagtgcaggggctccaAACCGCTGTGTCCCAGgggccgaccgggagcgtgagctga